ACTCCCCTCAATAggggcgctccgttggtgctttctgacaaggtgaaataCCTCGGTTTAAACCTTGACAGAAGACTAACATGGAAGCCCAGCATTGAGGAAAGGATAAGGAATGCAACAGTAGCTTTGTATGGATCGAAAGGCGCTATTGGAAAAAGATGGGGTCACTCGCCTAAAATTGTGACTCTTGACTCTATGATACCATAATAAAACCAAATCTGCTGCATGGTCAGTTTCGAAtgtttgcatatgcatgtgtgcgtattttttgctgttttttgtgaatattttacaatgtaaaatttgttgagCGCTGCctataaaaactattattatattatttttagttagtCGCGCAGAAAATACAATTATAGATTTCAAGCAATTAGTGCAGAATATAAGAACATAATTAACTGggtttttttattccttgattAATGAACAGCTTCATTTAAAGTCAATTAAACTAGCGCTGTCACTGACAGATGTTAAGTCGCACGCTAATCAACGGCTGGGTAGGACTTGCAACCACATAAATATTACCCCAAAAACTGACATCTTAATTAGTTCTGAAATATTCGGCTACAAGAAATGTCGTATCTACTCTTATTGGTGCTGCTTTTTCTGCTTAACACCACCGACTCGGCGCATTTACAACGCATCCAAGACATGATAGTGGATGATCCGTTTCTCGATACGCTAAGTCGGGTTTACGAAGAGGATCCCTTTGATACACTTTTTCTCTTACAAACAGCGAACAAAAGTTGTCTACCTATTGACGAACTGTGGAAGCACTTAAAAATACCGTTGATACTCGTCTCCGGCTATAAGGCATCCGAAGACAAACTAAAGGACCATTTCAACAGTAACATTCTGACAGTAATTTGCTTACAAGAACAGCTCAATCTCAAGCTACTCAGCATTATGGCCGCCAACTTACAACATAGACGTCAGACTCGCATTATTTTACGCATCGCAGTCGCAAAACCCTCGCCCACGCTTCTAACTACGTTACGGAATTACTTGGAAGTTCAAATCATGTCGAATGTGATCGCGATCTTCAATGACTTCTACACAGAATCACTGATCTATCGATATTACCCATTTCCCAGTGGACATTGGTTGCCCGAGCCATTGAACCAAACGCAGAGCTACTTTTCTTATCATTACACTTATCTGCAAGGGAAAACTTTCATTACTCTACCGGGACAAACTGAGCCACGTACTATGATTTATGAAGACGCCTCAGGTCAACAACATTTGAGTGGCTACATTGGCCGTCTGATGATCGCCTTTGCGGAAAAGTACAATGTCACATTCCAATATTTACATCCAGTCACACCAGGTGACGGTCTACATTCGAGCGTTCTGAGTGATTATGTCACGGAAGGTATTTTGGACATAGCAATCACTTTAAGCCCATCATCTTTTGATGTGCAGACCACCTATCCGTATATGTCGTACACCTTGGAGTCGATTGAATGGTTTATTGTATTGCCATGTCCGCAACCGGTTGAATATTCGAAAATATACTTGATGGTCGTCACGACCCAAGTCATCACAATTTTAGCGATTTTGGGTTTGATCTTCTCAATTCTGGACAATTTTATAAATCATAAATTCTTCAAGAAGTCAAATGACTTCAATTTGGTCAATGTATTAGTTAATGAAAATATCTTCCGCGGCATATTTGGTCTATCTCTACTCATACGGAACCGtccaatactttcaatgaaaaTACTTTACACTTTTCTCTTTCTACTCGGCCTCTTTGTTAGCAGCCTGTATTCAG
The sequence above is drawn from the Anastrepha obliqua isolate idAnaObli1 chromosome 4, idAnaObli1_1.0, whole genome shotgun sequence genome and encodes:
- the LOC129243605 gene encoding uncharacterized protein LOC129243605, whose translation is MSYLLLLVLLFLLNTTDSAHLQRIQDMIVDDPFLDTLSRVYEEDPFDTLFLLQTANKSCLPIDELWKHLKIPLILVSGYKASEDKLKDHFNSNILTVICLQEQLNLKLLSIMAANLQHRRQTRIILRIAVAKPSPTLLTTLRNYLEVQIMSNVIAIFNDFYTESLIYRYYPFPSGHWLPEPLNQTQSYFSYHYTYLQGKTFITLPGQTEPRTMIYEDASGQQHLSGYIGRLMIAFAEKYNVTFQYLHPVTPGDGLHSSVLSDYVTEGILDIAITLSPSSFDVQTTYPYMSYTLESIEWFIVLPCPQPVEYSKIYLMVVTTQVITILAILGLIFSILDNFINHKFFKKSNDFNLVNVLVNENIFRGIFGLSLLIRNRPILSMKILYTFLFLLGLFVSSLYSAYFQSLFTSPPLKPRILSFNDLRIAKIKVMLNGNEVEIVQRSLGPAFSQTFKDIMQLEDTKTFKRHRGEYDTTYGYSMPESIWPIFELQQQKFEKKVFCLAPTLKISDRILMSIPLAENSYLMEPLNKMILRVIETGLLEQWRTMTFMDMWATAKLSL